In Oryza sativa Japonica Group chromosome 2, ASM3414082v1, the following are encoded in one genomic region:
- the LOC4329479 gene encoding trihelix transcription factor ASR3 gives MSTAGDPAAAAAAAAAATPSGRAPRLPRWTRQEILVLIEGKRMVEGRGGGRGGRGRAAAAAAAAAAAAAGGSGGEAAVAALEPKWAAVAEYCRRHGVERGAVQCRKRWSNLAGDYKKIKEWERAAAAAAPPREPSFWAMRNDARRERRLPGFFDREVYDILDGRGRGTLVSPSGGGNAAAGEEEPARAAAEVEVEVEEEEETGKTRARAEETVFDSGRPAAEESLFSDDEEEEDDDEAPPATAAAVAATAQAPPRAVIALPISGTSKDKQPEQQAASRGTPPPPPPTTQQQQGGQKRRRADDDEEEEDDGRRGGELQSKLVEILDRSSRMVAAQLEAQNANSRLDREQRRDQAASLAVVLGRLADALGRIADKL, from the exons AtgtccaccgccggcgaccccgccgcggcggccgcggccgcggcagccGCCACGCCGTCCGGCCGCGCGCCGAGGCTGCCGCGGTGGACGCGGCAGGAGATACTGGTGCTGATCGAGGGGAAGCGCATGGTGGAGGGCCGAgggggcgggcgcggcgggaggggccgcgccgcggcggcggctgctgctgctgcggcggcggcggcggggggctctgggggggaggcggcggtggcggcgctggagcccaagtgggcggcggtggcggagtaCTGCCGGCGGCACGGCGTGGAGAGGGGCGCCGTGCAGTGCAGGAAGCGGTGGAGCAACCTCGCCGGGGACTACAAGAAGATCAAGGAgtgggagcgcgcggcggcggcggcggcgccgccgcgggagccGTCGTTCTGGGCCATGCGGAACGACGCGCGGCGGGAGCGCCGGCTCCCGGGGTTCTTCGACCGGGAGGTGTACGACATACTCGACGGCCGGGGGCGCGGCACCCTCGTCTCCCCCTCCGGAGGAGGTAATGCCGCGGCGGGGGAAGAGGagcccgcgcgcgcggcggcggaggtggaggtggaggtggaggaggaggaggagacggggaaGACGCGAGCCCGAGCCGAGGAGACGGTGTTCGAcagtggccgccccgccgcggaAGAGTCGCTGTtctccgacgacgaggaggaggaggacgacgacgaggcgccgccggcgaccgccgccgccgtcgctgcgaCGGCACAGGCGCCGCCTCGAGCGGTGATCGCCTTGCCGATATCCG GCACGTCGAAAGACAAGCAGCCGGAGCAGCAGGCCGCATCGAGaggcacgccaccgccgccgccgccgacgacgcagcagcagcagggtgggcagaagcggcggcgagccgacgacgacgaggaggaggaggacgacggccgccgcggcggcgagctgcagAGCAAGCTGGTGGAGATCCTGGATCGGAGCAGCcggatggtggcggcgcagctGGAGGCGCAGAACGCCAACAGCCGGCTCGACCGGGAGCAGCGGCGAGACCAGGCGGCCAGCCTCGCCGTCGTGCTCGGCCGGCTCGCCGACGCGCTCGGCCGGATCGCCGACAAGCTATAG